A section of the Triticum dicoccoides isolate Atlit2015 ecotype Zavitan chromosome 7A, WEW_v2.0, whole genome shotgun sequence genome encodes:
- the LOC119333028 gene encoding uncharacterized protein LOC119333028: MFVYVILTASSMSVYVILIMVVLHQQPASNFVLMGAGSHLENMFVYVILTASSMSVYVILIMVVLHQQPASNFVLMGAGSHLEIVQSRDAAENRTPSRHRRQSATRVRSRGAISMADSSGTTVFDNLPEWLVVDQILVRLPPKDILHCRAVRKSWLSGTSTNTFIRDHHRRQPSFPIIKHHKGICRLTGASNERKIQPVRYARYFSSNNVTLHAACDGLLIMSQQRSDFRICNPTTRKCASLPHPPSRPGSRFVDVVGFYQHTTSGEHRVLWVSVPIPVIRAIRATGPQGADMAIELPDYLVLTVGSDQPRCIQWPTISKQEFLDIRSSRNPPVHHRGSLHWAMGINITVFDTIAETFRRMSCPARLENTHMWSPDSLSDMGGALALCRSAPDCVTFDIWVLQDYDAETWGFQYQINLLAMEVSPPIDLGIMLVPMTTLINERELLIQQRLSRLLHCEIDGVSLRDVESEEHEYHLLPLTTHCLQESMISLPLFETQENAVNKEAPFVIVL; the protein is encoded by the exons atgTTCGTGTACGTCATCCTCACTGCTTCCTCCATGTCCGTGTACGTCATCCTCATCATGGTCGTCCTACATCAGCAGCCGGCGTCCAACTTCGTGTTGATGGGCGCAGGTTCCCACCTTGAG aatATGTTTGTGTACGTCATCCTCACTGCTTCCTCCATGTCCGTGTACGTCATCCTCATCATGGTCGTCCTACATCAGCAGCCGGCGTCCAACTTCGTGTTGATGGGCGCAGGTTCCCACCTTGAG ATCGTCCAGTCCAGAGACGCCGCCGAGAACAGAACACCGTCGCGGCACCGCCGGCAATCCGCCACCAGAGTCCGCTCCAGA GGAGCAATCAGCATGGCGGACAGCAGCGGCACAACCGTCTTTGACAACCTGCCGGAGTGGCTCGTCGTCGACCAGATCCTTGTCCGGTTGCCGCCCAAAGACATACTCCACTGCCGCGCCGTCCGCAAGTCGTGGCTCAGCGGTACTTCCACCAACACATTCATTCGTGATCATCACCGCCGTCAGCCCTCGTTCCCCATCATCAAACACCATAAGGGCATCTGCCGCCTCACCGGAGCCTCCAATGAACGAAAGATACAGCCCGTCCGATATGCACGCTATTTTTCAAGCAACAACGTTACACTCCATGCCGCCTGTGATGGCCTCCTCATCATGTCGCAGCAGCGATCCGATTTCCGCATCTGCAACCCGACCACCCGCAAGTGTGCTTCCCTGCCACATCCCCCGTCACGACCAGGCTCCAGGTTTGTCGACGTAGTTGGCTTCTACCAGCACACCACATCTGGAGAACACCGGGTGCTCTGGGTGTCAGTCCCGATACCCGTCATTAGAGCAATTAGAGCGACTGGTCCTCAGGGGGCAGACATGGCAATTGAGTTGCCCGATTACTTGGTCCTCACCGTGGGATCGGACCAGCCAAGATGCATCCAGTGGCCGACTATTTCAAAACAAGAGTTTCTTGATATCCGGTCCTCCAGAAATCCACCAGTCCACCATCGTGGTAGCCTGCACTGGGCAATGGGTATCAATATAACTGTATTTGACACCATAGCTGAGACGTTCCGGCGGATGAGCTGCCCGGCACGGTTGGAGAACACCCATATGTGGTCGCCTGACTCATTGTCGGATATGGGCGGCGCCCTTGCTTTGTGCCGCTCCGCCCCTGACTGCGTCACTTTTGATATTTGGGTGTTGCAGGACTATGATGCCGAGACCTGGGGCTTTCAATATCAGATTAACTTGTTAGCAATGGAGGTATCGCCACCGATTGATTTGGGCATCATGCTTGTCCCTATGACCACCCTGATCAATGAGCGTGAGCTGTTGATCCAGCAGCGTCTTAGCCGTTTATTGCATTGTGAAATTGACGGTGTGTCTTTAAGAGATGTGGAAAGTGAAGAGCATGAATACCACCTGCTGCCACTTACTACCCATTGCCTCcaagagagcatgatttcacttccaTTGTTTGAGACGCAAGAAAATGCTGTGAACAAGGAGGCTCCATTCGTCATAGTGCTATAA
- the LOC119333030 gene encoding F-box/LRR-repeat protein At2g43260-like has protein sequence MQGSSSVTAFDDLPEWLVVDEILVRLPPKDVLRCRAVRKSWRSGTSTDAFILGHHRRQPSLPIIQHKLGICRVVGGCNDLKIRPVIRYEGSLTKFQLQAACDGLLIVSQQANFFICNPATLKCASLPRPPLRPRFSFIDVVGFYRHHTSGEHRILWVSYTKPIRIYETFQLPDYFIHAVGSSQPRCIQWPTVSEQKYFPATRSADCPPVHHRGSLHWLMGLNITVFDTVAETFRQMSRPTQLGDMVSLLDMGEALALCHVAPDCATLDVWVLQVYDAGTWGFHYRIDLLGMEASPPINWIARMALINERELLIQRHIHHLLHCDIDGVFLGNVESEERLSCWALTRHCLQESMISLPLFEMQEEEAVNQEPPFSIVL, from the exons ATGCAGGGCAGCAGCAGCGTGACCGCCTTCGACGACCTGCCCGAGTGGCTCGTCGTTGACGAGATCCTTGTCCGCTTGCCGCCCAAGGATGTGCTCCGCTGCCGTGCCGTTCGCAAGTCGTGGCGCAGCGGCACATCCACCGATGCGTTCATCCTCGGACACCACCGTCGCCAGCCCTCGCTTCCCATCATCCAACACAAATTGGGCATCTGCCGCGTCGTCGGAGGCTGCAATGATCTAAAGATACGGCCTGTCATCCGGTATGAAGGCTCCTTGACAAAATTCCAACTCCAAGCCGCCTGTGATGGCCTCCTCATCGTGTCGCAGCAAGCCAATTTCTTCATCTGCAATCCAGCCACCCTCAAGTGTGCTTCACTGCCACGTCCTCCACTACGGCCACGCTTCAGTTTCATCGACGTAGTCGGCTTCTACCGGCACCACACATCTGGAGAACACCGGATACTCTGGGTGTCATACACGAAACCCATTAGGATTTACGAGACATTTCAGTTGCCTGATTACTTTATCCACGCGGTGGGATCGAGCCAGCCAAGATGCATCCAATGGCCGACAGTTTCAGAACAAAAGTATTTTCCTGCTACCCGGTCTGCCGATTGTCCGCCAGTCCACCATCGTGGTAGCCTGCACTGGCTAATGGGCCTCAACATAACAGTATTTGACACCGTAGCCGAGACATTCCGGCAGATGAGCCGCCCAACACAGTTGGGCGATATGGTGTCATTGTTGGATATGGGCGAGGCCCTTGCTTTGTGCCACGTCGCCCCTGACTGCGCCACATTAGATGTTTGGGTGTTGCAGGTCTATGATGCCGGGACCTGGGGCTTTCACTACCGGATTGACCTGTTAGGGATGGAGGCATCACCACCGATTAATTGGAT tGCTAGGATGGCTCTGATCAATGAGCGTGAGCTGTTGATCCAGAGGCATATTCACCATCTGTTGCATTGTGACATTGATGGTGTGTTTTTAGGTAATGTGGAAAGCGAAGAGCGTTTATCCTGCTGGGCACTTACTCGGCATTGCCTCcaagagagcatgatttcacttccaTTGTTTGAGATGCAGGAAGAAGAAGCTGTGAACCAGGAGCCCCCATTCTCCATTGTGTTATAA